A single region of the Leishmania donovani BPK282A1 complete genome, chromosome 19 genome encodes:
- a CDS encoding protein kinase, putative has protein sequence MLPSSAPPWGPGPPDPAPYSTIAAHNCTAECVDGSTSGSATHNRSTSPRGQPAGGDTASPTPASVEVLGRKTQHRRCSTSPPLKPLMKEAFLARAPEKPRCTLASAAMESTGDPPHPSKDSDAETSACIRATCTGSRTRVDHAPPLSLSATVSSVQQHLGMIPQVASSNSASYQASASAPSTPSNRKEASKMRRRSSSAFMSRLPSDTRLRTSLLAAFGVHVETHGRCDAPSHAPLPVRGSLSMTNSTDVTPVASDTHFRRSVNEGCSTVESHCTATAAASCVVVRAPSGAFRALPHPSIWLNTSLAGIGGVPSFNSSTPSTNASVLKDRHSSGAGTCEVPSESSLLPPFRTSSFDRDGVGAEDCGSEASGTASTSATVEVLHSGDANPVTGDRCSRLPSGRSINTSVSGEVGGFAPDASGTSTAHHTCAESNSSAGGGAELQGAGCSFGWRMFSSLTSQRGGGGGGAPAPSLGIFQSGLYLSMDEGDVSPAPALEVPMTPQSFSTMLLARESSEGAQHPVRAGSATSATTTNGARSSSLAVQEGNDTMLRQSSQQVPIVSQLAEDAWSGGGVAANGIEDWCVDGGSRDSREARTTSTTHTSGVGSHPCLVPGSGSGRCVIGGCCATPLSSFQLLGGSSKQEMPTSALDTDEIPSTPTDISALPHPPPPPLSARRRRQRRACHHCDGGNAVSSNSRVDLETGVIETDTLERARAVSKDGSRAYEIVNGKYVMYDYELGRGSYATVRLCYNMADGHFYAVKVLDRVRLKRRQLGSEAGLCKIDQEIAMMKQVQHKNIIALHEVIRDPSMRYVYLVLELAESREVLSMRDNGDVLPRGDDDGAATAYPEAAAREMVKGLLQALMYIHYLGVAHRDIKPSNVLRTADGTVKLCDFGVSVLVGDAPMQLSREGSVAFLAPELLLSSEVEVSRFLTPDDSSLGSTRNKSATHMLADSALATATRNARTTVTSTTTATSATELASTGGPASPKEEGAKWTQRLMSSFAGAALQPNARAAASRAPGREIASPGGGAPSAIPPWPSSASLPKRGGGGGAARRASFRTLSLSPCGAAARECAAAIATAAASPCAGGAAAVTPPTGAYSPSTPAAQPFSDLSKSAGNAPVDLLKADVFALGVTVYTLLLGHLPWRASSAVSQRAAILAEPDPFLRLYKAAYGDAYVGPPQVREACMPRCDVLGSDAIPASSHASTSASGKDGRGASYGTANAELSDGQWAIAAEKDDVVTPAPVTALPCKWRHLSNTGTTPDECTSEQEKCTPTAAKLTAAPQPHRNAPTRSDRNSAQPVGERSTAAAALPRPATQLLAKKATTSESRAPKDLAESPSDDHNPRAPFEAPPPPMPPQQERHLHRFQWRPFMDVVLGSAPIKTATAAGTAITQQAQVTVRHRRGGGGELVDGDLQQTNATTTCIRSRAPAVKMLLSRAATQPRFGSVVQVPHSLAICGDERATWEAQGAAMSGPAVAPPLRPRGPTTTPDQLYPYRGILDVDDDDWMKADESDVVQGMKESAINAEQWVPGSSSDLLRTVPSSAVTGTRSNDSEADSASDCDSSTTTVPCSAAKSTASSLPSDDDEDLESCESIYERLFEMEQPCRAYTVVEHMPLPTMSGTSREISGEAVDFVRSCLCLDPAERRTVFELFRHPWIRGGEGAMLAEAGTSAGSP, from the coding sequence ATGCTGCCATCTAGTGCGCCGCCCTGGGGTCCAGGGCCACCTGACCCGGCTCCATACTCCACGATCGCCGCGCACAACTGCACCGCCGAGTGCGTCGATGGTTCCACATCAGGTAGTGCTACGCACAATCGGAGCACCTCACCACGCGGACAGCCTGCCGGAGGTGACACGGCATCTCCAACGCCTGCTTCCGTGGAGGTGCTAGGGCGAAAGACTCAGCATCGCCGGTGTAGCACTAGCCCACCTCTGAAGCCACTCATGAAAGAGGCATTTCTCGCTCGCGCACCCGAGAAACCGCGGTGCACGTTGGCTAGTGCAGCGATGGAGAGCACCGGCGACCCGCCACATCCCTCCAAGGACAGCGATGCTGAGACTTCGGCATGCATTCGCGCAACTTGCACAGGGTCCCGAACACGAGTGGAtcatgcgccgccgctgtcgttgtCCGCTACCGTTTCctctgtgcagcagcacctcggcaTGATACCGCAAGTGGCCAGCAGCAACTCCGCCTCTTATCAGgcgagcgccagcgcgccatCAACACCAAGCAATCGTAAGGAGGCATCAAAGATGCGGCGACGCTCCTCTTCGGCCTTCATGAGTCGACTGCCTTCCGACACCCGCCTGCGAACGTCGCTGTTGGCCGCCTTTGGTGTGCATGTCGAGACACATGGGCGCTGTGACGCACCGTCTCATGCGCCGCTTCCGGTCCGCGGCTCGTTGTCGATGACGAACTCCACGGACGTGACGCCCGTTGCATCTGACACCCACTTTCGCAGGAGCGTCAACGAAGGATGCAGCACCGTCGAGTCTCACtgcactgccaccgccgctgcgtcgtgcgttgtcgtgcgtgcgccttctGGCGCATTTCGCGCGCTGCCTCACCCTAGCATATGGCTCAACACCAGTCTCGCAGGTATCGGCGGAGTGCCGTCATTCAACTCTTCCACTCCGTCCACCAATGCGTCTGTTCTGAAGGATCGCCACAGTAGCGGTGCAGGCACGTGCGAGGTGCCGAGTGAGTCGAGCTTGCTGCCGCCATTCCGCACGAGCTCGTTCgaccgcgacggcgtcggcgcggaagactgcggcagcgaagcgTCAGGCACggcgtccacctccgccacagTTGAGGTCCTTCACAGCGGGGACGCTAACCCCGTCACCGGAGACCGGTGTAGCCGCCTGCCAAGTGGGAGAAGCATCAACACCTCTGTCAGTGGTGAAGTCGGCGGTTTCGCACCCGATGCAAGCGGCACCTCAACAGCCCACCATACCTGCGCGGaaagcaacagcagcgccggcggcggcgctgaacTCCAAGGGGCGGGGTGCTCGTTTGGCTGGCGCATGTTCTCTTCGCTCACGTcccagcgcggcggcggtggcggcggcgcgcctgcgccgtcCCTGGGCATATTTCAAAGCGGCCTCTATCTTTCCATGGACGAAGGCGACGTGTCGCCCGCGCCGGCTCTAGAGGTGCCGATGACGCCGCAGAGCTTTTCAAcgatgctgctggcgcggGAGAGCAGCGAGGGGGCGCAGCATCCCGttcgcgccggcagcgccacttcggcgacgacgacaaacGGTGCACGATCCTCCTCTCTTGCTGTGCAGGAGGGCAATGACACGATGCTGAGGCAGTCCTCACAACAGGTGCCGATCGTCTCGCAACTGGCGGAGGATGCCTGGAGCGGAGGCGGGGTCGCCGCAAACGGGATTGAGGACTGGTGTGTCGACGGTGGCAGTCGCGATAGCCGTGAGGCACGTACAACGAGCACGACTCACACCTCCGGGGTTGGATCGCACCCCTGCCTGGTCCccggcagcggaagcggcaggTGCGTCATAGGTGGATGCTGCGCGACCCCACTCAGTAGCTTTCAACTCCTCGGTGGCAGCAGTAAGCAGGAGATGCCTACAAGCGCCCTCGACACGGATGAGATCCCCTCCACCCCGACGGACATCAGCGCTTTAccacacccgccgccgccgccgctctcggcgcgccgccggcgccaacgaCGGGCTTGTCATcactgcgacggcggcaacgccgtcagCAGCAACTCCCGCGTCGATTTGGAGACGGGGGTGATTGAGACGGACACGCTGGAGCGTGCTCGGGCGGTATCGAAAGACGGCTCGAGGGCGTACGAGATTGTGAACGGGAAGTACGTCATGTACGACTACGAGCTTGGCAGAGGGTCCTACGCCACAGTGCGGCTTTGCTACAACATGGCGGATGGCCATTTCTACGCGGTGAAGGTTCTGGATCGTGTTCGACTGAAGCGTCGCCAGCTCGGCTCAGAGGCCGGCCTGTGCAAGATCGATCAAGAGATCGCGATGATGAAGCAGGTGCAGCACAAGAACATCATCGCGCTCCACGAGGTTATTCGTGACCCCAGCATGCGCTACGTCTACCTtgtgctggagctggcggagTCCAGGGAGGTGCTGTCGATGCGGGACAACGGTGACGTGCTAccgcgcggcgacgacgacggtgccgcaACGGCGTACCctgaggctgctgcgcgtgaaATGGTGAAGGGGCTACTGCAAGCACTCATGTACATCCACTACCTCGGAGTTGCGCACCGCGATATCAAGCCCTCTAACGTGCTGCGTACGGCGGACGGTACAGTGAAGCTGTGCGACTTTGGTGTCTCGGTTCTAGTCGGCGACGCGCCGATGCAACTGAGTCGCGAAGGCAGCGTGGCTTTCTTGGCACCGGAGCTGCTCCTGTCGAGCGAGGTGGAAGTGTCACGATTTTTGACGCCGGACGACTCATCTCTGGGCTCAACGCGTAACAAGAGTGCAACGCACATGCTCGCCGACTCCGCgctggccaccgccaccaggAACGCGCGCACGACTGTGACGTCCACCACAACGGCCACTAGTGCAACTGAACTGGCGAGCACCGGCGGGCCGGCTTCGCccaaggaggagggcgccAAGTGGACCCAGCGCCTCATGTCCTCGTTTGCAGGTGCCGCCTTACAGCcgaacgcgcgcgcggcagcgtcacggGCCCCGGGGCGAGAGATTGCGAgccccggtggcggcgcgccgagTGCCATCCCTCCATGGCCGTCGTCAGCATCTCTGCCgaagcgcggcggtggcggcggcgccgcccgcaGAGCCTCCTTTCGcaccctttctctctcgccttgcGGGGCTGCAGCACGCGAGTGTGCTGCGGCGATCGCGACAGCTGCTGCTAGTCCTTgtgccggtggtgccgcggcggtgacacCACCGACAGGCGCGTATTCGCCCTCCACccctgcagcgcagccgttCAGTGATCTGTCGAAATCCGCTGGCAACGCGCCGGTAGACCTGCTCAAGGCGGACGTGTTTGCGTTAGGTGTGACCGTATACACGCTGCTCCTCGGCCACCTGCCTTGGCGTGCGTCGAGTGCAGTGTCGCAGCGCGCGGCCATACTCGCCGAGCCCGATCCTTTTTTGCGCCTCTACAAGGCAGCTTACGGCGATGCCTATGTGGGGCCGCCACAAGTGCGGGAAGCGTGTATGCCGCGTTGTGACgtgctcggcagcgacgcgatCCCGGCTTCCTCGCACGCTAGCACGTCGGCGAGCGGCAAGGACGGTCGCGGTGCCAGCTATGGAACGGCAAACGCCGAGCTAAGTGACGGGCAGTGGGCGATTGCCGCCGAGAAGGACGATGTAgtgacgccggcgccagTGACTGCCCTCCCCTGCAAGTGGCGACACTTGAGCAACACAGGGACGACCCCGGACGAGTGCACATCGGAGCAGGAGAAGTGCACGCCCACGGCAGCGAAGCTGACTGCCGCGCCTCAGCCTCATCGCAATGCCCCCACTCGGAGCGACCGCAACTCGGCCCAGCCCGTCGGTGAACGCagtaccgccgccgccgcgttgcCGCGTCCCGCAACTCAGCTCTTGGCGAAGAAAGCGACCACATCCGAATCTCGCGCCCCAAAGGACCTCGCCGAGTCGCCAAGCGATGACCACAACCCGAGGGCGCCTTTCGAAGCACCCCCGCCACCCATGCCACCGCAGCAAGAGCGGCACCTTCATCGTTTTCAATGGAGACCTTTCATGGATGTCGTCCTCGGCTCCGCTCCCATCAAAacagccaccgcagcaggcaCGGCGATCACGCAGCAAGCTCAGGTGACCGTCAggcatcgccgcggcggtggtggcgaacTTGTGGACGGGGACTTGCAGCAAACGAACGCCACGACAACATGCATACGATCGCGCGCTCCCGCCGTTAAGATGCTCCTCTCCAGagccgcgacgcagccgcggtTCGGGTCTGTGGTGCAAGTTCCGCACTCGCTTGCGATCTGTGGAGACGAGCGCGCGACGTGGGAGGCGCAGGGGGCGGCGATGAGTGGCCCAGCAGTTGCGCCACCGCTTCGACCGCGCGgaccgacgacgacgccggaTCAGCTGTATCCGTATCGTGGCATTCTCGACGTCGACGATGATGACTGGATGAAGGCTGATGAGTCCGACGTGGTACAAGGCATGAAGGAGAGCGCGATAAATGCGGAGCAGTGGGTGCCGGGCTCGTCTAGCGACCTCCTGCGAACTGTCCCGTCTAGCGCCGTCACAGGCACGCGCAGTAACGACAGCGAGGCTGATAGCGCGTCTGactgcgacagcagcacaacGACTGTACCCTGCAGCGCTGCTAAATCGACCGCGTCTTCGCTGcccagcgacgacgacgaggacctGGAGTCGTGCGAGAGCATCTACGAGCGGCTCTTTGAGATGGAACAGCCGTGCCGCGCGTACACGGTAGTGGAGCACATGCCTCTGCCCACAATGTCAGGCACCTCTCGCGAGATCAGTGGCGAAGCCGTCGACTTTGTGCGGTCGTGCCTCTGCCTGGATCCCGCTGAACGTCGCACGGTGTTCGAACTGTTCCGCCATCCCTGGATTcgcggcggagagggggcgaTGCTGGCGGAGGCTGGCACCTCCGCGGGGTCTCCATGA